A single Vibrio sp. YMD68 DNA region contains:
- the argC gene encoding N-acetyl-gamma-glutamyl-phosphate reductase produces the protein MSHAELLKTTIIGASGYTGAELAVMVQKHPQLTLSGLYVSANSVDAGKNIGELHGKLAGLVDMPVEPLVDVKKAATDCDVVFLATAHEVSHDLAPIFLENGCQVFDLSGAFRVKGEDFYQQYYGFEHQHAAWLDNAAYGLAEWNEEAITEAQLVAVAGCYPTASQLAIKPLVESQLLDLNQWPVINATSGVTGAGRKASMVNSFCEVSLQPYGVFAHRHQPEITSHLGCDVIFTPHLGNFKRGILATITMKLSAGVTAEQVTQAFVKAYDGKPAVRLLDEQMPRIQNVEYTPFCDLGWKVQGEHVIVVSAIDNLLKGASSQAMQCLNIHYGFSQLTALI, from the coding sequence ATGTCACACGCTGAGTTACTTAAAACCACGATTATTGGCGCGAGCGGTTATACCGGAGCCGAATTAGCTGTCATGGTGCAAAAACATCCACAGCTCACGCTATCAGGTTTGTACGTCTCAGCCAATAGTGTTGACGCAGGTAAAAATATTGGAGAGCTGCACGGTAAGCTAGCCGGTTTGGTTGATATGCCTGTTGAGCCGTTAGTGGACGTTAAAAAAGCGGCGACTGACTGCGATGTGGTTTTTTTAGCCACCGCCCATGAAGTGAGCCATGACCTCGCGCCTATCTTTTTAGAGAACGGTTGCCAGGTTTTCGATTTATCCGGTGCGTTTCGAGTAAAAGGTGAAGACTTCTATCAGCAGTACTATGGCTTTGAGCATCAACATGCCGCTTGGTTGGATAACGCAGCTTATGGTTTAGCTGAATGGAACGAAGAGGCCATTACCGAGGCTCAGCTAGTGGCCGTTGCAGGTTGTTACCCAACCGCGTCACAACTGGCCATCAAGCCTTTGGTTGAATCACAGCTTCTCGATCTGAATCAATGGCCTGTGATCAATGCTACCAGTGGTGTCACAGGGGCAGGACGTAAAGCTTCTATGGTCAATAGCTTCTGCGAAGTGAGCCTACAGCCTTATGGTGTGTTTGCGCACCGCCACCAGCCAGAGATCACCAGCCACTTAGGATGTGATGTCATTTTCACCCCGCACCTAGGCAATTTTAAACGCGGTATTCTCGCCACTATCACGATGAAGTTGTCGGCGGGTGTGACTGCTGAACAAGTGACACAAGCGTTTGTTAAAGCGTATGACGGTAAACCCGCCGTTCGCCTACTGGATGAGCAGATGCCAAGAATTCAAAACGTAGAGTACACCCCATTTTGTGACTTGGGGTGGAAGGTACAAGGTGAGCACGTCATCGTGGTGTCAGCGATTGATAACTTACTGAAAGGGGCATCCAGCCAAGCTATGCAGTGCTTGAATATCCACTACGGATTTTCCCAGTTAACCGCGCTGATTTAA
- the argB gene encoding acetylglutamate kinase, which yields MTDNTLSDNKTMPLVIKLGGAALESNETLSQLFAAINTYQQQARRQIVIVHGGGYLVDDLMGKLNLETVKKNGLRVTPYEQIPVIAGALAGTANKLLQGQAIKDGLNAVGLSLADGGLCHVEELDPELGAVGKASPGDSAVLQAILNTGALPIISSIGLTPAGQLMNVNADQAAVAVAGALDAELVLLSDVSGVLDGKGHLIGSLTEEQASALIQGQVITDGMIVKVEAALEAANDLGRSIQVATWRYPEKLVKLFAGECIGTLFVPK from the coding sequence ATGACCGATAATACCTTGTCAGACAACAAAACCATGCCATTGGTGATTAAGTTAGGCGGAGCAGCACTGGAGAGTAACGAGACTCTGAGTCAGTTATTCGCGGCTATCAACACTTATCAGCAGCAGGCTCGACGACAAATCGTCATTGTTCACGGTGGCGGGTATTTAGTGGATGACCTTATGGGTAAACTGAATTTAGAAACGGTGAAGAAAAACGGTTTACGTGTGACGCCTTACGAACAAATCCCTGTTATTGCCGGCGCATTAGCAGGAACCGCCAACAAACTGCTTCAAGGGCAAGCGATTAAAGATGGCCTTAATGCGGTGGGTTTAAGTCTAGCGGACGGTGGATTGTGTCACGTTGAAGAGCTTGATCCGGAATTAGGCGCAGTAGGTAAAGCGTCACCGGGAGATTCAGCGGTACTTCAAGCGATTCTAAATACTGGAGCGCTTCCTATTATTAGCTCGATTGGCTTAACACCCGCAGGGCAATTAATGAATGTGAATGCCGACCAAGCTGCGGTTGCCGTTGCTGGTGCGCTTGATGCTGAGTTAGTTCTGCTTTCTGATGTGAGTGGTGTATTAGATGGCAAAGGGCACCTAATCGGTAGCCTAACTGAAGAACAGGCATCGGCGCTGATTCAAGGCCAGGTGATTACTGATGGCATGATTGTCAAAGTAGAAGCGGCCCTAGAAGCGGCCAATGATTTAGGGCGCTCTATTCAAGTTGCCACCTGGAGATACCCAGAGAAACTGGTCAAATTATTTGCCGGAGAGTGTATCGGAACACTTTTCGTACCAAAGTAG